One Tumebacillus sp. BK434 genomic window carries:
- a CDS encoding non-ribosomal peptide synthetase produces MSANRLKDRLSSLTPEKRALLEQLKKGGFQETSESDVIRPRDEQGQAPLSFAQQRLWFLDKLLPNRSAYNIPGGIRLKGNVKIEALGKSFEEILRRHEVLRTRYATVNDMPVQIIEPAGPYHLEVVDVRELQGAARDAEIDRLYQAVNKGVFSLEESPFLRAQLIQTADDEYVLALCVHHIAFDGWSSGLLFKELAALYHSNVHGLQSTLPELSIQYADYALWQRKWLQGKVLQNQLSYWKEQFQGAPTLLPLPTNFPRPAVQSYQGTRTSLVLPSEMAVRVNELSKQLGVTPFMTWLSVLYTLLMRYSGEQDIIIGTPIAGRNRIELENLIGFFANTLALRINPAEAVSFADLLRHVRTVAQGAYSHQDLPFDRLVEELQPDRDLSHHPLFQVMFAYHNYENPDLVLEDVVLTPTEIDSNTTKFDLWFSMTEHADGVFITLEYNTDIFEAETIERLKGHFQVLAEAALQQPERPIANLELLTDAERKQLLVEWNRTAVEYPRFDSLHQLVEEQVERTPDAIACVFEGRELTYRELNTQANRLAHHLRSLQVTADTVVGICAERSLEMVIGLVAVLKAGGAYLPLDPGYPQERLAFMIEDANLNIMLTQQHLADELPQHDAHVIHLDELDTLLAGQSGQNLPNIVAPDNLAYVIYTSGSTGKPKGVMVSHRGVINRLQWMQAEYRLDQKDAVLQKTPFSFDVSVWEFFWPLITGAKLVVARPDGHRDSVYLVRLIAEQQITTLHFVPSLLQVFLEEKDLSACKSVKRVICSGEALSYELQERFFSRMSAELHNLYGPTEASIDVTYWACCTDSRRRSVPIGRPVANTQLYVLDEHLQPVPIGVPGELHIGGVQVARGYLNRPELVAEKFIADPFSGDSGARLYKTGDLARYLLDGTIEYLGRIDHQVKLRGLRIELGEIEAVIAQHEAVREAVVMVRETDKEDQRLIAYVTRNSDYQAAEAPVQESSLKAEQVANWQLVFDETYSQTTGEDESEFNMVGWNSSYTGEPLSRDEMKEFVGSTVNRILEQRPRRVIEIGCGTGLLLFPIAPHVEQYLGTDFSAVGLNFIRQRLARMECTLPVSLEQLSADQLTELEAGSFDTLVINSVVQYFPGVDYLLRFLDGAMRLIAPGGRIFLGDIRSLPLLEAFHTSVQLQKAADEMTVEQLRMLVQKMLAEDEELNLDPAFFDALLRVYPQLSGVEVLLKRGRHHNELNQFRYDVILRVGEGTQAQDTLWLDWEADGWNVSLLEQALQESAPDQLGMRGVPNARLEMERRALTLLPRFDGSKTVDELRRVIDEQVVPSAVDPESLWQLAEACGYGLEIMPNAVQPAAFDVRFTKRGSAAPQLVFEAAATREPAAPADFRQYANNPLHAKISRQLLPELKAYAKGRLPDFMVPTHYVLLETLPLSSNGKVDRKALPMPVLTRSDTAVAYEAPRNEIEQTLVQIWEDVLGAEQIGIRQNFFEIGGDSIKSILVISRAYRAGLELTPQQLFRNQTVADLATEAVVLEQAQESVATEDTSYDYPLVKLNRCDLHEAVGAELVIEDVYPLSPMQQHMFEELHANPEPGLFFVHRFGVMQGELRPDLLAQAWQITVDRHAHLRSQIAWEGLEQPVQVVAKHAEVDFEYLDWRHLSAEEQEAGMQRYLEDKWNQCMDYLKRQTPWSMLFVRIGEDMYRGVWSNSYLFMDGWSYTILNNEAFNNYSALCAGKPTEVSEGRPYLEYAVWRMNRDLTPAQAYWVEHLNGYTEPVPFAESIPGNRIGSEEGFGRQQQFLSLATTEQLHRMARSHKVTVNVLIQTAWALLQSHYSGNRDIVYGVVSSGRQPAFAGIETVVGQLMNMLPLRIVIDEQQSVQELLQHVQESQLTLSQFDITPQQKIREWINWPHERRMYQNFMVFQNLGSFASTLDGFMNDHEIYGLSSPPQKNDFIARMEHPLRFDVFIGKQIELHMSYYRQYLTDATITRVIGDLEAMIERMTADPAQPAGELLRDGND; encoded by the coding sequence ATGTCTGCCAATCGTTTAAAAGATCGCCTGTCGAGTCTGACCCCGGAAAAAAGAGCACTCCTTGAACAGCTGAAAAAAGGCGGCTTCCAAGAGACTTCGGAGAGTGACGTCATCCGTCCCCGCGACGAGCAGGGTCAGGCTCCGCTTTCCTTTGCCCAGCAGCGGCTGTGGTTTCTCGACAAGCTGTTGCCCAATCGCAGCGCCTACAACATTCCAGGCGGCATCCGGCTGAAAGGCAACGTCAAAATAGAAGCATTGGGAAAAAGTTTCGAAGAGATCCTCCGTCGCCATGAAGTGCTGCGCACCCGCTATGCGACTGTGAACGATATGCCGGTGCAGATCATCGAACCCGCAGGTCCCTATCATCTCGAAGTGGTTGATGTGCGCGAATTGCAGGGCGCGGCCCGGGATGCGGAGATCGACCGCTTGTATCAGGCGGTCAACAAAGGAGTTTTCTCGCTGGAAGAAAGCCCGTTTCTGCGCGCCCAACTGATTCAAACGGCCGACGATGAATATGTGCTGGCACTTTGTGTGCACCACATCGCTTTCGACGGCTGGTCGTCCGGTCTGCTGTTCAAAGAGCTGGCCGCTTTGTACCACAGCAATGTCCACGGGCTGCAGTCCACACTGCCGGAGCTGTCGATCCAATATGCCGATTATGCGCTTTGGCAGCGCAAGTGGCTGCAAGGAAAAGTGCTGCAGAACCAGCTCTCCTACTGGAAAGAGCAGTTTCAAGGCGCGCCGACACTGTTGCCGCTGCCGACCAATTTTCCTCGCCCGGCGGTGCAGTCCTACCAAGGGACGAGAACTTCGCTCGTGCTGCCATCGGAAATGGCGGTGCGGGTGAATGAGCTGTCCAAGCAGCTTGGGGTCACCCCGTTCATGACCTGGCTCTCCGTCCTCTACACGCTGTTGATGCGCTACAGTGGAGAGCAGGACATCATCATCGGCACACCGATCGCCGGTCGCAACCGCATCGAGCTGGAAAACTTGATCGGCTTTTTCGCTAATACGCTGGCGCTGCGCATCAACCCTGCCGAAGCGGTCAGCTTTGCTGATTTGCTGCGCCACGTGCGCACAGTTGCGCAAGGTGCTTACTCACATCAAGATCTGCCGTTTGACCGCCTGGTAGAAGAGCTGCAGCCGGACCGCGACCTCAGCCATCATCCGCTGTTCCAGGTCATGTTCGCGTACCACAACTATGAAAATCCGGATCTGGTGCTGGAAGATGTCGTGCTGACGCCGACCGAGATCGACAGCAACACGACCAAATTCGACCTGTGGTTCTCCATGACTGAACACGCGGACGGCGTGTTCATCACGTTAGAATACAACACCGACATCTTCGAGGCGGAGACGATCGAGCGTCTGAAAGGCCATTTCCAAGTGCTGGCCGAAGCCGCCCTGCAACAGCCGGAACGGCCGATTGCCAATCTTGAGCTGCTCACCGATGCGGAGCGTAAGCAACTGCTCGTCGAGTGGAACCGTACCGCCGTGGAGTACCCGCGCTTCGACAGCCTGCATCAGCTGGTCGAAGAGCAGGTCGAGCGAACGCCCGACGCCATCGCCTGTGTGTTCGAAGGCCGCGAGCTGACCTATCGCGAACTGAACACCCAAGCGAACCGACTGGCTCATCATCTTCGCTCGCTGCAGGTAACGGCCGACACGGTGGTCGGGATCTGTGCCGAGCGCTCCTTGGAAATGGTGATCGGGCTGGTAGCGGTCTTGAAAGCGGGCGGCGCGTATCTGCCGCTTGATCCGGGCTATCCGCAAGAGCGTCTTGCCTTCATGATCGAAGACGCCAACCTGAACATCATGCTCACCCAACAGCATCTGGCGGATGAACTGCCGCAGCATGACGCGCACGTCATCCACCTCGACGAACTTGACACCTTGCTCGCCGGACAAAGCGGGCAGAACCTGCCAAACATCGTCGCTCCGGACAATCTAGCCTATGTGATCTATACGTCCGGCTCAACCGGCAAGCCGAAAGGGGTGATGGTGTCGCATCGCGGTGTGATCAACCGCCTGCAGTGGATGCAGGCCGAGTATCGCCTCGATCAAAAGGACGCCGTCTTGCAAAAAACGCCGTTCAGCTTTGACGTTTCGGTCTGGGAGTTCTTCTGGCCGCTGATCACGGGCGCCAAACTGGTCGTCGCTCGTCCGGACGGCCACCGGGACAGCGTGTATCTGGTGCGTTTGATCGCCGAGCAGCAGATCACGACGCTGCATTTTGTACCTTCGTTGCTTCAAGTTTTCCTCGAAGAAAAAGACCTGTCCGCCTGCAAGAGTGTCAAGCGGGTCATCTGCAGCGGGGAGGCGCTGTCTTATGAGCTGCAAGAGCGTTTCTTCTCGCGGATGTCGGCGGAGCTGCACAATCTGTACGGCCCGACAGAAGCGTCGATCGACGTCACCTATTGGGCGTGCTGTACGGACAGCAGACGCCGCTCGGTGCCGATCGGGCGTCCTGTCGCCAACACGCAGCTCTATGTGCTGGATGAGCATCTGCAGCCGGTGCCGATCGGAGTGCCGGGTGAGCTGCACATCGGCGGCGTCCAAGTGGCGCGCGGCTACTTGAACCGCCCGGAATTGGTCGCTGAGAAATTTATTGCCGATCCGTTTTCCGGCGACTCTGGTGCCCGTCTCTACAAGACGGGCGACCTGGCTCGCTACCTGCTGGACGGCACGATCGAATATCTTGGCCGCATCGACCATCAGGTCAAGTTGCGCGGCCTGCGCATCGAGCTCGGCGAGATCGAGGCGGTGATCGCGCAGCACGAAGCGGTGCGCGAGGCGGTGGTGATGGTGCGCGAAACTGACAAAGAGGATCAGCGTCTGATCGCCTATGTCACGCGAAACTCCGATTATCAGGCAGCAGAGGCGCCCGTCCAGGAAAGCTCACTCAAAGCAGAGCAAGTTGCAAACTGGCAGCTCGTATTTGACGAGACCTACAGCCAGACGACAGGCGAGGACGAATCGGAATTCAACATGGTCGGCTGGAACAGCTCCTACACGGGCGAACCATTAAGCCGCGACGAGATGAAAGAGTTTGTCGGCAGTACCGTCAACCGGATTTTGGAACAACGGCCGCGCCGGGTGATCGAAATCGGCTGCGGTACCGGGCTGTTGCTGTTCCCGATCGCGCCGCACGTCGAGCAGTACCTTGGCACCGACTTCTCTGCTGTCGGCTTGAACTTCATCCGGCAGCGTTTGGCGCGGATGGAGTGCACACTGCCTGTCTCCTTGGAGCAGCTTTCCGCCGACCAACTGACGGAGCTGGAAGCCGGTTCGTTCGACACGCTGGTCATCAACTCGGTCGTGCAGTACTTCCCGGGTGTCGACTATCTGCTTCGCTTCCTCGACGGCGCCATGCGCCTGATCGCCCCGGGCGGCCGTATCTTCCTCGGCGACATCCGAAGCCTCCCGCTGCTCGAAGCGTTCCATACTTCGGTTCAGCTGCAGAAAGCGGCCGATGAGATGACAGTTGAGCAGTTGCGGATGCTGGTGCAAAAAATGCTGGCCGAAGACGAGGAGCTGAACCTCGACCCGGCGTTTTTCGATGCGCTGCTTCGCGTATACCCACAGCTGTCCGGTGTGGAAGTGCTGCTCAAGCGAGGACGTCACCACAACGAGCTGAACCAGTTCCGCTATGACGTGATTCTCCGCGTAGGTGAAGGGACACAGGCACAGGATACGCTGTGGCTGGATTGGGAGGCCGACGGCTGGAACGTCAGCCTGCTCGAACAGGCGCTGCAGGAATCGGCGCCGGACCAATTGGGTATGCGCGGAGTCCCGAATGCCCGGCTGGAAATGGAGCGCCGGGCGCTGACGCTGTTGCCGAGGTTCGACGGCAGCAAGACGGTCGACGAACTGCGCCGGGTGATCGACGAACAGGTGGTTCCTTCCGCTGTCGATCCGGAATCGCTGTGGCAGCTCGCCGAAGCGTGCGGCTACGGGCTTGAGATCATGCCGAATGCCGTTCAGCCTGCGGCCTTCGATGTGCGGTTCACGAAGCGGGGGAGCGCCGCGCCGCAGCTTGTTTTCGAAGCGGCCGCCACGCGGGAGCCTGCTGCTCCTGCCGATTTCCGACAGTATGCGAACAACCCGCTGCACGCCAAGATCTCCCGCCAACTGCTGCCGGAGTTAAAAGCGTATGCCAAAGGGAGGCTGCCCGACTTCATGGTGCCGACCCACTATGTGCTGCTGGAGACGCTGCCGCTTTCTTCGAACGGCAAAGTTGACCGCAAAGCGTTGCCGATGCCGGTGCTGACGCGGTCCGATACTGCGGTTGCCTACGAAGCGCCGCGAAACGAGATCGAGCAGACGCTGGTGCAGATCTGGGAAGACGTGCTGGGGGCGGAGCAGATCGGCATTCGTCAGAACTTCTTTGAGATCGGCGGCGACTCGATCAAAAGCATTCTCGTCATCTCCCGCGCCTACCGCGCCGGTCTGGAACTGACGCCGCAACAGCTCTTCCGCAACCAGACGGTCGCCGATCTGGCCACGGAGGCCGTCGTGCTGGAACAGGCGCAGGAGTCGGTAGCGACGGAGGATACGTCGTACGACTATCCGCTGGTCAAGCTCAACCGATGTGACCTGCACGAGGCGGTCGGAGCGGAGCTGGTCATCGAGGACGTGTATCCGCTGTCGCCGATGCAGCAGCACATGTTCGAAGAGCTCCATGCCAATCCGGAGCCCGGTCTGTTCTTTGTACACCGCTTTGGCGTGATGCAAGGGGAACTGCGGCCGGATCTGCTGGCTCAAGCCTGGCAGATCACGGTGGACCGGCATGCCCACCTGCGCTCGCAGATCGCCTGGGAAGGGCTCGAGCAGCCGGTGCAAGTGGTGGCGAAGCACGCCGAGGTCGACTTTGAATACTTGGATTGGCGCCATCTCAGCGCGGAGGAACAGGAGGCCGGGATGCAGCGCTATCTGGAAGACAAGTGGAACCAGTGCATGGACTACTTAAAGCGGCAAACCCCGTGGTCGATGCTGTTCGTTCGAATCGGGGAAGACATGTACCGCGGAGTCTGGAGCAACTCCTACTTGTTCATGGACGGCTGGAGCTACACGATCCTGAACAACGAGGCGTTTAACAACTACAGCGCGCTGTGCGCAGGCAAGCCGACCGAAGTATCGGAGGGGCGCCCCTACCTCGAATACGCCGTTTGGCGCATGAATCGCGACCTGACCCCGGCCCAAGCGTACTGGGTGGAACATCTCAACGGCTACACCGAGCCGGTGCCGTTTGCGGAAAGCATCCCGGGCAACCGGATCGGCAGCGAGGAAGGGTTCGGCCGTCAACAGCAGTTCCTGTCGCTTGCGACCACTGAGCAGTTGCACCGTATGGCGCGCTCGCACAAAGTGACGGTCAACGTGCTGATCCAAACGGCATGGGCGCTGTTGCAAAGCCATTACAGCGGCAACCGCGACATCGTGTACGGCGTTGTCTCATCCGGACGTCAGCCTGCTTTTGCAGGCATCGAGACGGTCGTGGGTCAGCTGATGAACATGCTGCCGCTGCGCATCGTGATCGATGAGCAGCAGTCGGTGCAGGAACTGTTGCAGCACGTGCAGGAAAGCCAGCTTACATTGTCCCAGTTCGACATTACGCCTCAGCAGAAGATTCGCGAGTGGATCAACTGGCCGCATGAACGGCGCATGTACCAAAACTTTATGGTCTTCCAAAACCTGGGCTCCTTCGCCTCCACGCTGGACGGCTTCATGAATGACCATGAGATCTACGGCTTGTCCTCTCCGCCGCAGAAGAACGATTTCATCGCTCGCATGGAGCATCCGCTGCGCTTTGACGTGTTTATTGGAAAGCAGATCGAACTTCACATGTCGTATTACCGCCAGTACCTGACCGATGCCACCATCACCCGCGTGATCGGCGATCTCGAAGCGATGATCGAGCGCATGACGGCCGACCCGGCACAGCCGGCGGGAGAACTGCTGAGGGATGGCAACGACTAA
- a CDS encoding zinc ribbon domain-containing protein produces the protein MGEKGCIKCGSKEAKTKEVAMTGTGFSKIFDIQHNQFVVVYCVNCGYSEFYNKQSSAGSNVLDFFFG, from the coding sequence ATGGGTGAAAAGGGATGTATCAAATGCGGAAGCAAAGAAGCAAAAACGAAGGAAGTCGCGATGACCGGCACAGGATTTTCCAAAATATTCGATATTCAGCACAATCAGTTTGTGGTCGTGTACTGCGTAAATTGCGGGTATTCCGAATTTTATAATAAACAGTCGTCAGCCGGGTCAAACGTTCTTGATTTCTTTTTCGGTTGA
- the spoVK gene encoding stage V sporulation protein K — protein sequence MRREGNRSTQSETQRFQQILNELDSMIGLKQVKTLVKEIYAFVQIQQKRAQAKLATEPIVLHMIFKGNPGTGKTTVARILAKLLREMGVLSKGHLVEVERADLVGEYIGHTAQKTRDHIKKALGGIMFIDEAYSLARGGEKDFGKEAIDTMVKGLEDHKNDLIIILAGYGYEMDLFLRTNPGLPSRFPIVVNFEDYSESELMQIADTMLRKREYKLSPEAASKLRTFLRNSVTQGQRNFSNARMVRNVIEKGIRLQAVRLLDASRPSRDELMRIEPDDLVLGEGLRHEELSRDWENQRR from the coding sequence GTGCGCCGGGAGGGGAACCGCTCGACGCAGTCGGAGACGCAGCGCTTCCAGCAAATTTTGAACGAGCTCGATTCGATGATCGGCCTCAAACAAGTCAAGACGTTGGTCAAGGAGATCTACGCGTTTGTGCAAATTCAGCAAAAGCGCGCACAGGCGAAACTTGCCACGGAGCCGATCGTGTTGCATATGATCTTCAAAGGGAACCCGGGCACCGGCAAAACGACCGTCGCCCGCATTCTCGCCAAACTGCTGCGCGAAATGGGCGTGCTGTCCAAAGGGCATCTGGTCGAAGTCGAACGCGCCGACCTGGTCGGGGAGTACATCGGACACACGGCGCAAAAGACCCGCGATCACATCAAAAAAGCATTGGGCGGTATTATGTTTATCGACGAAGCGTATTCTCTAGCACGCGGCGGTGAAAAAGATTTTGGCAAAGAAGCCATCGATACGATGGTCAAAGGCCTGGAGGATCACAAAAATGATCTGATCATCATCCTCGCCGGGTACGGCTATGAGATGGATCTGTTCCTGCGCACCAACCCGGGCTTGCCGTCGCGCTTCCCGATCGTGGTGAACTTTGAGGACTACAGCGAATCGGAACTGATGCAGATCGCCGACACGATGCTGCGCAAGCGTGAATACAAACTGTCGCCGGAAGCGGCGAGCAAACTGCGCACCTTCCTGCGCAACTCGGTAACGCAAGGTCAGCGCAATTTTAGCAACGCCCGCATGGTGCGCAATGTCATCGAAAAAGGAATCCGTCTGCAAGCGGTGCGGCTGCTCGACGCAAGCCGCCCGTCGCGGGATGAACTGATGCGCATTGAGCCGGACGATTTGGTTTTGGGGGAGGGACTCAGACATGAGGAACTGTCTCGTGATTGGGAGAACCAACGTCGGTAA
- a CDS encoding GTPase: MRNCLVIGRTNVGKTIFCINFAEFLGLRRMEVFFQLPDGTTRQRKLDLVSARHELSGTGLHKTRSLQSIQLDLPRGKGTRAFKLTDSTGLADGIHPDLEMREAMAQTLQELRHADCILHLVDAKEVQRAGGLQALGELDLQIAEVGQRKNGYLCLANKTDLPEGKSGFRLLQKELKGMNLLPISALYRQGFREVKEHVWRLV; this comes from the coding sequence ATGAGGAACTGTCTCGTGATTGGGAGAACCAACGTCGGTAAGACGATCTTCTGCATCAACTTTGCAGAATTTTTAGGTCTCCGACGCATGGAAGTGTTTTTTCAACTGCCCGACGGCACCACCCGGCAGCGCAAACTGGACCTGGTCAGCGCCCGGCACGAACTGTCCGGCACCGGCCTGCACAAGACGCGCAGCCTGCAGTCGATCCAGCTCGACCTGCCGCGCGGCAAAGGCACCCGGGCCTTTAAGCTCACCGACTCCACGGGACTGGCCGACGGCATTCACCCCGACCTCGAAATGCGCGAGGCGATGGCGCAAACGCTTCAGGAGCTGCGCCACGCCGACTGCATCCTGCACCTCGTCGACGCCAAAGAAGTCCAGCGCGCCGGCGGCCTGCAGGCGCTCGGCGAGCTCGACCTGCAGATCGCCGAAGTCGGCCAGCGCAAAAACGGCTATCTCTGCCTGGCGAACAAGACCGATCTGCCGGAAGGAAAAAGCGGCTTTCGGCTCCTGCAAAAAGAGCTGAAAGGGATGAACCTGCTGCCGATCTCCGCCCTCTACCGCCAAGGATTTCGGGAGGTGAAAGAGCATGTTTGGCGTCTGGTCTAG
- a CDS encoding condensation domain-containing protein codes for MSDRLKRARLVERLVKGANTQQAKEELAGEMTFRSLVLDERGLVSRAKLLVMPIEQRVSAVQWLLGVRLADALRQPQLRADAEQSLYGYGLDSLAAAELKQWLDETFGVKMPLARLLEGPSLQELAAEAAAAITPGERRLAARSERYTDTEIPMSHGQRAMWRMQCNDPQSAAFQIARAAKVTSALNVPVLRDVVKDLVKMHPLLRASFVLRDGEPVAVLRPEPTITFVMQGAQSWSEERLLEEVRKEANRPFDVEKEPLLRLHVYQTGNEEYVLLFNVHRLVADFWSLGLLMFGLQHAYAAAVGDMGISFFSTGAEYADFVQEQAELITGAQGEKLSRYWVAKLGGEMPALNLPTDHPRRAERFAAGGAVPFRLSEELSAQLRKQTERLGVTMNTLLLAAFQVLVHRATGQEDIRIGSPVNLRNPLKYQGVFGPFDNTVVFRADLSGQPAFADFVQQVKATVIEGLEHQDYPFPLLMEKLAVESDSGIPSLFQAMFMSPKAQFPGLEALAGYALGEAGTLLQLIELELVALPVAQEAVQIDLALMIADTQTGLAGKFEYKRDLFNTETIERMAGQFVQLLASIAEDASRSVARLPM; via the coding sequence ATGAGCGATCGATTGAAAAGAGCCCGTCTCGTCGAGCGGCTGGTGAAGGGGGCGAACACGCAGCAAGCGAAGGAAGAGCTCGCCGGGGAGATGACGTTCCGAAGTCTGGTGCTGGATGAAAGAGGGCTGGTCTCGCGCGCGAAGCTGTTGGTGATGCCGATCGAGCAGCGCGTCTCAGCTGTCCAATGGCTGCTCGGAGTGCGCCTCGCCGATGCGCTGCGCCAGCCGCAACTACGGGCGGATGCGGAGCAGTCCCTGTATGGATACGGCCTCGATTCGCTGGCGGCGGCCGAGCTCAAGCAGTGGCTGGACGAGACGTTTGGTGTCAAGATGCCTTTGGCACGGCTGTTGGAGGGTCCCTCGCTGCAGGAGCTGGCTGCGGAAGCGGCCGCAGCGATCACGCCGGGCGAGCGGCGCTTGGCCGCGAGAAGCGAACGGTATACCGACACAGAAATCCCCATGTCGCATGGGCAGCGGGCGATGTGGCGGATGCAGTGCAACGATCCGCAAAGTGCGGCGTTCCAGATCGCGAGGGCGGCAAAAGTAACCTCGGCGCTGAACGTGCCGGTCTTGCGGGATGTGGTGAAAGATCTCGTCAAGATGCACCCGCTCCTGCGTGCTTCGTTTGTGCTTCGAGACGGCGAGCCGGTGGCGGTGCTGCGGCCAGAGCCGACGATCACCTTCGTCATGCAAGGGGCGCAGTCGTGGAGCGAAGAACGGCTGCTCGAAGAAGTACGCAAGGAAGCCAACCGCCCATTCGATGTGGAAAAAGAGCCGCTGCTGCGCCTGCACGTTTACCAGACCGGCAACGAGGAGTATGTTCTGCTTTTTAACGTGCACAGGCTTGTCGCTGACTTCTGGTCGCTCGGGTTGTTGATGTTCGGACTGCAGCATGCGTACGCGGCGGCAGTTGGCGATATGGGAATTTCATTTTTCTCAACCGGAGCGGAATATGCGGATTTTGTGCAGGAGCAGGCGGAGCTCATCACCGGAGCACAAGGCGAAAAGCTGTCCCGCTACTGGGTCGCCAAGCTTGGAGGCGAAATGCCTGCGTTGAATCTGCCGACCGATCACCCACGCCGCGCCGAACGGTTCGCAGCGGGCGGAGCGGTGCCGTTCCGGCTGTCGGAAGAGCTGTCGGCACAATTGCGCAAGCAGACCGAGCGCTTGGGCGTGACGATGAACACTTTGCTGCTGGCAGCGTTTCAAGTGCTGGTGCACCGCGCTACGGGGCAGGAGGACATTCGGATCGGGTCGCCGGTCAACTTGCGGAATCCCTTGAAGTATCAAGGCGTGTTTGGTCCGTTCGACAACACGGTGGTTTTTCGGGCCGACCTGTCCGGCCAGCCTGCCTTTGCCGATTTTGTGCAGCAGGTGAAGGCGACGGTGATCGAAGGGCTGGAGCATCAGGACTACCCGTTCCCGCTGCTGATGGAAAAACTGGCTGTGGAATCTGACTCGGGCATCCCGAGCTTGTTCCAGGCGATGTTTATGTCCCCAAAAGCGCAGTTTCCCGGTCTGGAAGCTTTGGCCGGGTATGCGCTGGGCGAGGCAGGGACGTTGCTTCAGCTGATCGAACTGGAGCTGGTCGCCCTGCCGGTGGCACAGGAAGCGGTGCAGATCGATCTGGCCTTGATGATCGCCGACACTCAGACCGGTCTCGCCGGGAAGTTTGAGTACAAACGCGATCTGTTCAACACCGAGACGATCGAGCGGATGGCTGGGCAGTTTGTCCAACTGCTGGCGAGCATCGCCGAAGATGCTTCCCGCTCGGTGGCGCGCCTGCCGATGTAG